GTTCCCATAACCAACTGCTTTTAAGGCCGAATACAGGGTGTCAAAATTGGCATCAAATACGTTCGTGTACTCGACCCCGTTATCGTTAACAGGGGTGTTACCACCATCAAAGAAAGCAAAGTCAATTGGGAAATGTTCATTGGCATAAAGACTTAGAAAGGGGTAAATGTTTACTGTAAAAGGTGCTTGATTCTTGCTCATAAATTGAACAATCTGTGTCATTAGTTCAGCAATGTCGGGCCGGAATCTACCAGCAGAAGGCACAGGATTAGATTCTGGTGAAAAATAGACATCGGCGTTTAGTGGTACGGTTGCTTTTATGGAGTCTCCGACTCCAGCTTGGTTTAGTGCATTTTGAATGTTTTGCAGTGCTGGGAAAGTTGAGTTCAGAAAGGAGTTGTTGTAGGCTGTTAAGAAAGGCTCATTACCTACAGCCACATATCTGCAAACATAGTAAAATAGACGAGACTAAGTAGGCATTACGACAATAGTTGATTGGAGTTGGAAAAATGAGTATTTGGATATGAATTTCacgtttaaaaaaattgaatggaAACTATTGTTTTACTCGAAATACCTCATCAAATAACATTTTTTGACATTTGATGAGTACAATTTTGAATCCGGTAGTTCAGCGTATACAAATAATGATGGGCAAACTTCAACTTGCAAATAATGATTGAGCTTCTTTAATAGATTTTGCTAACTGAAAGTATGGCATATAATTAAGGCAAATTGGATCATTGGTATCATAAAGAGCTGGACCAACTAAAAAAGACTCCAACTCAATGCACAGATCCAAATATCTTGCATTTACTACTTTGAACACTACGCAAGCAGGAACAGCACATGGAAATAGTACCATAGAATGAAAAAAGAAGTTAGAATTGAAATTtataataagatcacattcATTATGAACATAAAATGTCAGCGTAGAGCACATGAAAGTAGCGTAGATCAAGAACAGAGTTTCATTATCAAAATAAACTGAACGCAAACAGAAGTTGCTAGCTTACTGATAAATCACTCAATAACCAAATAGCTCATAAACATATGACTAAAAGAATTACAAGCTCAAACTATGAGGTAATTTGACTAGAAGGATATATAATTGCAATCATGCAAGCAAAAATGAATATTAAAATGTAATTTAGGGGTGTAACCttctccctccatcccaatctATGTGGCGATATTTTGGGATCGAGTTTTAAGAAATAAGGAAAGACTTAAAACCCGCGattaaaataagtcatagacATTTGTATAACTATAATCACGTTAATCAGAAGTATGATATTCTTTTtggaacagactaaaaagagAAGTATGATCACGTGAGAGCAGAGTTCAATCTCAATTAGAAATAAAAGACGCTACGTGATATCTTCCTATCTGCTTAAGTTTTGGTGGACATAGGAGATAAAAAGTGTTTGATGAAATAGTCGACATGTGGCGCAAGCTAATCCGGAGACCATCTATattgaaaagataaaaaagagATGGAGAAGATGACACATATTAGATTGAAAAACCATATGAAAAAACCATAAATGCAGAAAAAAGCAATCCACACACAAGAATGGAAAATGAAAGGATGAAAAAAAAGATGTAATCTTACTTGATGTTGACaccatttttgaaattgtaacGACTGATATTGTGTCTGACCCAATCTTTAGCTCGATCATAATCAGTCATAGTAAGAAGCAGATCATTAGGAATTGCAACCATAACTTCAATATCCGTACCTGCAGAGGCGAAACCAGAATTTTTAGTTCATGCGTTCTGGATTAAATGACTTTTTAAACACATCTACAGAATCTGGGTCAAAGCTACTAAGTTCTGCTAAACTCGTAGAGAGACTTATAGCTCCGCTCCAAGTACCTCTAAGTGCATTCATGATGGATTTATCTGCATCAAAGAGCTTCACTTTCTTAATACCGTTGTCCTTTAACATTTGCACCACTATTTTAGGCTCCAATGAATGTGTTGCTATAGTTCCCCAGTTTACTCCTAAGCCTTCAACACATATATTATGATCACCCAAATACCCCACAAAACATAATACTACTAAAACACCAAGTTTCAACATGTTTCTCCAGAAGATAAACAGGGGAACACAAAAGCTGAAATACCCAATATTCTCACAAGAAAAAGTTTCAATCTTTTCACTAAAAGAAAGATTTTTATTGAAAAGCTGATGAATTTGGCTGATGGGTAAGCAGAATCTTGGAACTTATTGTAGCAAAAATGGTatcttgaacaaaaaaaaaaaaaaaagaagaagaagagggattTTGACAAAGGAATTGAGATGCTGATAAATTGAAAAGGCTATAAGAATCAATAAAAAAGGAGAATATATGtagaaaaagaaattgagagagGAATGTGAGTGAAAGTGAAACAGGGTGGAAACAGAATCTCCTACCATAAGGGGCTGTTGCTGTGTTAGACAGAATAGACTTTGTCTGACACTGTACCATTTAGTGGTGGTCAATAATTCAGACAAACCCATGAGTATGTAAATATTTATACGTTTATAAGTATAATTTAACTAGTTATAACAagtattcattatattatctaTTATCAGATCATGCTTGATTTGAAAGGGTACTTAATATTAGAAGACGACATTTGATGCGTGAAGCATTTTGCTTTATGCAAGGTCGGCCAAAAGGGTCACACTAGGAAAATGTGATGTAGACCATCTATTTTGACGCAAATATCAGTTATAGTTTCAGTATTCGAATCAGTGCCGTGTAGGTTAAACAGAGACAACTTTATTATTACTTCAAGACTCCACTTCACGATTTACCTATTATATTAACTCAATTTCTGCTGATAATGTCAAACGTCAGCTTAGTACACAAAATATTCTGCGTTCACATATGATTCAGCGAAAGGTGTGATGTAAAGAACCTACTCTGAGACAGTCATTGAtgattaagggtgtgttcggtatgtcggaaaatgtgttattgaaaaataaataaatttcttacttattttctaatgTTCGGTTGGttagtagaaaatatttttcggaaaataccCGCTCAAGCCCCACCAACCCCACCTGCTTTCGCCCCACCCCCACGCACCCCctctgaatttttttattttatttacttttataattttttataaaaaataggaAATTTTTTCTTACCCTCACCCCGCCCCCCTTGCCCCCCCTCCCCGATCACCAAATACCCCACACCAAATTTAACCacccaaaattctcatttttatgaaaataaaataaaatatatgaaatagaaaattcagGAGGGGGTAGGGGGTATGGGGGAGGGGTGGTgtagaaaactaaaaaaaaaattagaactttttaaaaaaattatatatttttttggaaggtggtgggggtgggggtgggggtgtataaagacaacaaaaaaaagaatttaaaacttttaaaaaatttcttttcttgGAGGGGTGAGTGGTGCGTAGGGGTGGGGTGATGAGAGTGGTTGGCGTTTAATGGGGTGGTTGATTGGGGGTGGGTTGAGTGGTTGGAGGGTGGGTTAAGTGGTGGTGGGGTGGTTGGTGGAATGCCATTCGTGAAACTTGTTTTACCTGCGGAAATTATTTTACACAATTTTAGGAAACTTGAtttcttaaagaaaatattttttaaatttttttatcaaacgaatatgaaaaacttaaaaaacattttccaaaaaactGAATACACCCTAATCAGCTCAGACCCGTAATCAATTGGtgacacatacatatataggtCAAACATTATTTAAGCAAGCAAATTAATCTCTTTGGTAATGATTCTTTTGAGATAGATGAAAGAACACGTTTTGTGCAATCA
This DNA window, taken from Lycium ferocissimum isolate CSIRO_LF1 unplaced genomic scaffold, AGI_CSIRO_Lferr_CH_V1 ctg11, whole genome shotgun sequence, encodes the following:
- the LOC132041641 gene encoding glucan endo-1,3-beta-glucosidase 8-like isoform X2; translated protein: MLKLGVLVVLCFVGYLGDHNICVEGLGVNWGTIATHSLEPKIVVQMLKDNGIKKVKLFDADKSIMNALRGTDIEVMVAIPNDLLLTMTDYDRAKDWVRHNISRYNFKNGVNIKYVAVGNEPFLTAYNNSFLNSTFPALQNIQNALNQAGVGDSIKATVPLNADVYFSPESNPVPSAGRFRPDIAELMTQIVQFMSKNQAPFTVNIYPFLSLYANEHFPIDFAFFDGGNTPVNDNGVEYTNVFDANFDTLYSALKAVGYGNMPILVGEVGWPTDGDKNANLNNAYRFYRGLFMKLASNKGTPLRPGYIEVYLFGLIDEDAKSSAPGNFERHWGIFRYDGQPKFPMDISGQGQERHLIAAKNVQYLPKRWCMFNPNAKDYNMSKLADNIDYACTHSDCTALGYGSSCNNLDANGNASYAFNMYYQVQNQLNVSCDFQGLAMVTDKDLSQGTCNFIIQTGIYSFSHKVLPGIVVLLSGFTFLLL
- the LOC132041641 gene encoding glucan endo-1,3-beta-glucosidase 8-like isoform X1 — protein: MLKLGVLVVLCFVGYLGDHNICVEGLGVNWGTIATHSLEPKIVVQMLKDNGIKKVKLFDADKSIMNALRGTWSGAISTDIEVMVAIPNDLLLTMTDYDRAKDWVRHNISRYNFKNGVNIKYVAVGNEPFLTAYNNSFLNSTFPALQNIQNALNQAGVGDSIKATVPLNADVYFSPESNPVPSAGRFRPDIAELMTQIVQFMSKNQAPFTVNIYPFLSLYANEHFPIDFAFFDGGNTPVNDNGVEYTNVFDANFDTLYSALKAVGYGNMPILVGEVGWPTDGDKNANLNNAYRFYRGLFMKLASNKGTPLRPGYIEVYLFGLIDEDAKSSAPGNFERHWGIFRYDGQPKFPMDISGQGQERHLIAAKNVQYLPKRWCMFNPNAKDYNMSKLADNIDYACTHSDCTALGYGSSCNNLDANGNASYAFNMYYQVQNQLNVSCDFQGLAMVTDKDLSQGTCNFIIQTGIYSFSHKVLPGIVVLLSGFTFLLL